The proteins below are encoded in one region of Rana temporaria chromosome 2, aRanTem1.1, whole genome shotgun sequence:
- the LOC120928825 gene encoding olfactory receptor 52K1-like has product MLNTTSSHPKYFILLGIPGLETSYVSLGFIFFLMYAISLIGNLTLLSIIRLDRSLHEPMYLFLSMLSSIDLVLTSTTTPKVLAILWVDAKDISYEACLTQMFFIHAFTCIESSILLAMAFDRYVAICHPLRYTSILTLRGVLFIGLGSLGRGVGTVMPLPILFRRLSLCQDNNVVHHSFCDHIAVVKLACSDATLNSVYGLATALLVVAVDLIFIAWSYVLILHAVFRLKSREARLKALSTCASHICAILVFYLTVVLSSVVQRFAKTVPLYVIILLANVYLMSPPFINPLIYGMRTKQIRHRIVTLLHCRVTNKD; this is encoded by the coding sequence ATGTTGAACACGACCTCCTCCCACCCGAAATATTTTATACTTCTTGGAATTCCTGGTCTGGAAACCTCTTACGTCTCCCTAGGCTTCATCTTCTTCCTGATGTACGCGATCTCGCTGATCGGAAACTTGACTCTCCTGTCGATCATCAGACTGGACCGGAGCCTCCACGAGCCCAtgtacctcttcctctccatgctCTCCTCCATAGACCTCGTCCTGACCAGCACCACCACGCCCAAGGTGTTGGCCATCCTTTGGGTAGACGCCAAAGACATTTCCTACGAGGCCTGCCTGACCCAAATGTTCTTCATCCACGCATTCACCTGCATTGAGTCCTCCATACTGCTCGCCATGGCGTTTGACCGCTACGTGGCCATCTGCCACCCTCTGAGGTACACGTCTATCCTGACCCTTCGTGGGGTTTTATTCATTGGTCTGGGTTCTCTCGGGAGGGGGGTTGGGACGGTGATGCCTTTACCAATTCTCTTCAGGAGATTATCTTTGTGCCAGGACAATAATGTCgtccaccactccttctgtgaCCACATAGCGGTGGTGAAGTTGGCGTGCTCTGATGCCACGTTAAACAGTGTTTATGGATTGGCGACGGCTCTTCTCGTAGTGGCTGTAGACTTGATCTTCATAGCCTGGTCCTACGTTCTCATCCTCCACGCCGTGTTCCGGTTGAAGTCCAGAGAGGCCCGGCTGAAGGCCCTCAGTACCTGCGCCTCCCACATCTGTGCCATCCTCGTCTTCTATCTCACCGTGGTCCTCTCATCTGTGGTCCAGAGGTTTGCGAAGACGGTCCCTCTCTATGTCATCATCCTGCTGGCCAATGTCTACCTGATGTCGCCTCCTTTCATCAACCCTCTGATATACGGAATGAGGACCAAACAGATCAGGCACAGGATCGTGACTCTGCTGCATTGTCGGGTTACAAATAAAGATTGA